A portion of the Salminus brasiliensis chromosome 9, fSalBra1.hap2, whole genome shotgun sequence genome contains these proteins:
- the nol7 gene encoding uncharacterized protein nol7, whose protein sequence is MAKFQRGESQSKPVKQVKVSEEMSGSSEDEGPDEVAFDESRSAALKSVEEELQAAKREKELLKEKRRKRQQFFQEQKKKRLLSESLLEQFDTVPRKQKKLSDDKDDDEEEDDEEEEEEEDEVQEAKEDLKRPKPKTKKVSRNLQGNCSVIRLKDESADASVQQSAMDFIQARLYGPGTQRTTNAQLLSLEKKRGVKQGAAVQFVNKKWGAEQKAKAEKSNKRFIHRQKLLPS, encoded by the exons ATGGCGAAGTTTCAGCGTGGGGAATCTCAGTCAAAGCCGGTGAAACAAGTAAAAGTTAGTGAAGAAATGTCTGGTTCGAGTGAAGACGAGGGTCCTGATGAAGTCGCTTTTGACGAGTCTAGGTCAGCGGCTCTGAAGAGTGTGGAAGAAGAGCTGCAGGCCGCTAAGAG GGAAAAGGAGCTGttgaaggagaagagaaggaaaagacAGCAGTTTTTCCAGGAGCAAAAG AAAAAAAGACTTCTTTCAGAATCCCTTTTGGAACAGTTTGATACAGTGCCACGGAA GCAAAAGAAGCTTTCAGATGACAAAG atgatgatgaggaggaggatgacgaggaggaggaggaggaggaggatgaggtgCAGGAGGCAAAGGAAGACCTGAAGCGGCCAAAgccaaagacaaagaaagtgtCTAGAAA TTTGCAGGGAAACTGCAGTGTGATACGGCTAAAGGACGAGTCCGCTGATGCTTCAGTGCAGCAGTCAGCTATGGACTTCATTCAAGCACGCCTGTACGGACCAGGAACCCAAAGAACAACCA ATGCTCAGCTCCTGTCcttggagaagaaaagaggtGTCAAGCAAGGAGCTGCAGTACAGTTTGTGAATAAGAAGTGGG GAGCAGAACAGAAGGCCAAGGCAGAGAAGTCCAACAAGAGATTTATTCACCGACAGAAGCTCCTTCCCAGTTGA